ATCGAGTGTGCCCAGGTGCAAAAGTTTCCGGGTAACGCTGGCGCAGAAGGAGCACAGGCAGACCAGTCTCGTCTCGAAGTAGGGCTGCAATGCATAACCGGTTGCAAGGCTGAAGTGATCTCACCATCCACTTGCAGCCAGCAGGAACTCTCCAGATTTATTGGAGGGGCAGTATCGTCGAAAAATCCAATCGTTGCCGGCACGTACTGGGCCGGAGTAATTGGCAGTCTGCCTGAACTGGTAGTGCCCCAGCACGCCTATACGATAATCGGATTCGATGCTGCCAAAAATATGATCATGATTCGAAACCCGCATGGAGCTAATTCACAACGCTTCGCCAGCACCACTGACCCCGGACATCTGGAATTTGAACAACTCAATGATGGCGTATTCAAAATGAGCATTCCGTTGTTTCAAAAGTATTTCCATTCCATTGCCAGATCATTTATCTAGTAGCGAGATAGAAGCATCAACGATCACTGCTGCGCACCAGTTTCGGTGTCATAATGCCACCAATCAGTCATCGCTCCACCAGAAACTGCAAACAGATGAGTCTAGCTCTTACTGCCGAGATTGACAGACCAAGCCTGTTATCCTTGACGCGTTTTGAAAATGATTTCGGAAATCATTTGAATCAAACTTTCTCTAAGTTTTTATTCTCAAACGATCACTATCAAAAATTGGGTGTATGATAATCGCGCCTGCTCCTCTCCCGTGGAGAGTGCGAATAAAGTCTTCATCAGCCTCAACGCATGCTCAGTGCAAACATATATGCGACTGCAACTGCTGGATCGAGACTAATAAAGTGATGACTTGAACCGCCTTCGACCACGCTAAAGCTGAGCTACAACTAGATCCCACAACAGTTAACCGGTGAGACAGCGCGAGACGCGCTTCGCTCTCAGTCGCTTAGCAATAAGAACTTTAAAGCTTGTCGTCAGAAAACGACAAACATTTTCTAGCGCCTCAGCTTAGAGCGACAGATGGCTCAGAGAGAAAGTCACCGAATCACCCCCAAGAGCAAAAAAAGACTCGCAAGAGTCAATGGAAACAGTCAGGAAACCCAAAGGATACCCAGTAGATATGCACTTTCAGAAACTTCTTGGACTTGCGACAAGCTTGTTCCTCTTTACCGCTTCGAGCACGCCAGCCCAGAACCAGTCTGTCCCGGAACTGAAAGATATAAACCTGACGACGCTGCACTACGGAAGTGACAAAAATCAGACCATCGACCTGTACCTGCCAAAGCATTATCGACACCCGCTTCCTATAGTGCTCTGGATCCATGGTGGCGGATTCAGTACCGGCGACAAAAAAGATACGGTTCCTATTTACTTGCTCAAGATCGGATTCGCAGTGGCGAGTATGAACTATAGACTCGACAATGAAGTCTCGTTTCCGGCACAATTATTCGACTGCAAAGGAGCAATTCGGCGGCTGCGTGGGGCAGCCAAACAATTCAAACTGGATCCGACAAAAATTGTGGCTTTTGGTACGTCTGCAGGCGGGACATTAGCAGCACTGCTGGGAACAACCAACGGAAACAGACAACTGGACGGGCACGTTTCAGATAACGGCCTATCCACAAGCGTGCAGGCAGTAATTGATTTCAGCGGTATCAGTGATTTTAAGGCATTCCTATCCACGGCAACTCCCTCAACAGAAGTCAATTTGAAACGCTTCCTCGGTTCAGCAACGGGCAAAATGTCAACCAGAGCGAACTTAGCAAGTCCAACCAGGATAGCCACCAAGCAGTTGCCTCCATTTCTTATCGTTCATGGCACAAACGACAAGGTGGTGCCTGTATCCCAGAGTCAACAGCTTTTTCAAGTAGTGAAAAAAGCCGGTGGCGATGCAAAATTAGTAGTTATCAAAGATGGGGGACATAGCCTGCGTGGCTACACACCCGCTGGCTACGTGGTGCAATTCTTGACACAGAAATTTGACCTGGACGGACAAAACGGGGGAAAAATGTCGACAGCGGCGGCTCTGCGTGAGTTAAACATGCCAAAATAATTGCCAAAGAATCGGTAAGCCCACACCTGTCACAGATATCTGACACGCTCCTGCGCAGCTCTATGCTAGGATTGTCGGACTGTTGGGTTATAAAATGATTCTGGTATAGCCGCTCAGAATCAGAAAACTGGGAAGCGATTGAAGAGGCGATTCTCACTATTTTCAAAGGGCGTACTGCTGGTAGCAGTACCAGTTTTGTTCGAGATATTGTTTGTAGTCAGTTTGTTCTTACTGGTTGTCCAATCGCAACAACAGGCCCTACAACGAGCCCACATTCTTTCGAACTTTCAAGAAATTGCAGCAGCATCATCAGATGGCTACCTGGCTATTTTTTCTTCCATTTCTTATGCCACACTGCCGACCAAACAGTCTTTTGATGACTACAACAACGCGCGCAACAAATACATTCAGCACGTCAAATCGATCCAAAACATAAGCTCGCATCCGCTCACGATTAAGAGTGTAAAAGCAGTTACTGATGCATCGAAGATAGCTCTCAGTCTTCTCGACGAAATAGACCTGAAAGTACAGCACAATGATCTGGCTATCTATGAAGGATTTCAGTACAGTCGTCGCGCCATGCAAATCGCAAAAGAATTAAAAGCGCAATTGACAAACTTTCGAACCGAATATCAGAACGCACTAATTGAAAGTGACGAGGAAGCAGCACGGTTTCAGGCGCTGCTTCAAAATTACGTAATCGGGGGCATTCTCGGCAGCATCGTAATTGCATTCGGACTATGTTTCTACTTCAGCAAATCAATCGTTGCGAGGCTCAAGATCGTCAAAGACAACAGCGTCCGCATAGCCGCCGAAGCGCCGCTAAACAAACCAATCTCCGGCAGCGATGAGATCACCGATCTCGACAAATCAATCAGAGGAATGTCTAAAATCATTTCGGAAACAAGGGAAAGTGAAAGAGCAGTACTCGAAAATGCCTCCGATATCATTTGCACCATAGACTCCCAGGGCAGATTTTCGTCGATCAACCCCGCATCCTTACGAATCTGGGGTTACGATCCAGACGATCTGCGCGGGCGCCGGTGCGTCGACGTTCTCGCCGAAGATAGCAAGACTTCACTTCCTTCAAACAAAGAGGCGCTTGCTGCACATCCAGGTGGGCAGTTCGAGAATCGCATTATCGCCAAAGATGGAACGCATCGAGACATGCTCTGGTCTGTGCAAAAATCAGAAGACGAACAATCGATGTTTTGCGTTGTTCATGACATCACCGAACGAAAAGAAGCTGAACGCTTCAAGCAACAATTGACCGCCGTCGTCAGTCACGACTTGCGCACCCCGCTCACCTCGATGCAGGGCGCTCTCACGCTTTTGGGCATGGGCGCACTGGGCGAACTACCCGAAGCAGCAGCGAAGAAGATTCAAATTCTCGATTCTGAGATCGTTCGGCTGATTGCTATTACGAATGATCTTCTGGAAATGGAAAGCCTCACTTCGGGCAAACTCGAACTCTTCATACGCGAAACAGATCTGGCAGATCTGCTCGAGCGCTGCAAAGACTCAGTGGAAACGTTTGCCGAGCAGCACGGCGTTAAAATCGTTACGGCTTCAACGGATCTGGTTATAAACACCGATGCAGATCGCTTAGCCCGTGTTCTTATTAACTTGCTCGGTAACGCGATCAAATTTTCACCGGCGGGAGAAACTGTATATGTCGACGTGAATGCTGCCGAAACGGACTTAGAAATATCCGTTACAGACCACGGCAGAGGTATTCCTGATGGCTATCACGAAGTGATTTTCGAACGGTTCAAGCAGGTCGAAGAAGCAGATGCAAAACAGAAGGGCGGCTCTGGTTTGGGACTGGCAATCTGCAAGTCGATAATTGAACAACTCGGCGGCACAATCGGTGTGGAAAGTACATTAGGAAAAGGAAGCCGCTTCTGGTTCAAGCTTCCCCTTACTTGTCTGACAGAACATCCAAAAGCAAGCCGCGGTCAGGTCCACTGAACTGCGCTAAAATGCGCAACGTATTAACGTGAGTGGAGCGAGGTGTCGGCGGTACAGTCCAGACCTCGAAGTTACCTTTCTTCTGCCCAAGATCTGTCAGCGCGCCATCATCGAAGTGTTTATCAGGATCTTCCGCGCTGTAATAAATCTGGGCGCTCTTCAAACATTTGCCATTCAAACTTATGCTTTTGACGTTCACCGGCGTTTCGAAATTGAGCGAGACAAAAGGTTTGCGAAGCGGCATAGTCAGCATCTCTTCATCGTTTTCCGGATATTCGAAATAGATGTGATTGGCGTCCTGTCTCAAGTGAATCAAAGCCGGTGTCCAGTCATTGACCCTACGCACGGTAGCAGTCTCGACGGGCATTGTTTTCTTACCCAGAACTTGAGGATATTTTGACTCTAAAATGTTCGCGGCTTCTACAGCATGCACGTAAGTACCCATCGGTCCTGGATGTCCGTTTGCCGGGTTGATGCCAAGCCACAGGGGCGGATCAGGAGAGTAGAATCGCGGATCTGACTTAGCAAAGCTGCAAAACGAATCCAGCGCATCATGCCATTCAATTTGATTCTGATTAAACAAAGCAGCTACCTTGTTGTAGCGAGCTTCGTAGTAATTGCGAATTTTATCGATCAGCGTCTTGCCGGGCAACGGCTTTTCAGTGGCGTATACGCAGCACGGCAGAGTCACCACAAATGATGGCACGTGCAGCGAATTCAAATACTTGCCCAGTTCAGAAACGGTGCCCTCATATTCTTGCCAGTTCTTGCCCTCGAGCAGCTTCAACTCCCAGTTGGCAAAATCAAAGCCATATTTTTCGCCGGACAAACGAAATGTGAGAGTTCCCTTCCTCAGCCCATTGAACAGTTCATCCGAAAGATTCGGAAAC
This is a stretch of genomic DNA from Candidatus Melainabacteria bacterium. It encodes these proteins:
- a CDS encoding alpha/beta hydrolase, producing METVRKPKGYPVDMHFQKLLGLATSLFLFTASSTPAQNQSVPELKDINLTTLHYGSDKNQTIDLYLPKHYRHPLPIVLWIHGGGFSTGDKKDTVPIYLLKIGFAVASMNYRLDNEVSFPAQLFDCKGAIRRLRGAAKQFKLDPTKIVAFGTSAGGTLAALLGTTNGNRQLDGHVSDNGLSTSVQAVIDFSGISDFKAFLSTATPSTEVNLKRFLGSATGKMSTRANLASPTRIATKQLPPFLIVHGTNDKVVPVSQSQQLFQVVKKAGGDAKLVVIKDGGHSLRGYTPAGYVVQFLTQKFDLDGQNGGKMSTAAALRELNMPK
- a CDS encoding PAS domain S-box protein, whose product is MKRRFSLFSKGVLLVAVPVLFEILFVVSLFLLVVQSQQQALQRAHILSNFQEIAAASSDGYLAIFSSISYATLPTKQSFDDYNNARNKYIQHVKSIQNISSHPLTIKSVKAVTDASKIALSLLDEIDLKVQHNDLAIYEGFQYSRRAMQIAKELKAQLTNFRTEYQNALIESDEEAARFQALLQNYVIGGILGSIVIAFGLCFYFSKSIVARLKIVKDNSVRIAAEAPLNKPISGSDEITDLDKSIRGMSKIISETRESERAVLENASDIICTIDSQGRFSSINPASLRIWGYDPDDLRGRRCVDVLAEDSKTSLPSNKEALAAHPGGQFENRIIAKDGTHRDMLWSVQKSEDEQSMFCVVHDITERKEAERFKQQLTAVVSHDLRTPLTSMQGALTLLGMGALGELPEAAAKKIQILDSEIVRLIAITNDLLEMESLTSGKLELFIRETDLADLLERCKDSVETFAEQHGVKIVTASTDLVINTDADRLARVLINLLGNAIKFSPAGETVYVDVNAAETDLEISVTDHGRGIPDGYHEVIFERFKQVEEADAKQKGGSGLGLAICKSIIEQLGGTIGVESTLGKGSRFWFKLPLTCLTEHPKASRGQVH
- a CDS encoding SGNH/GDSL hydrolase family protein, which translates into the protein MKIKIFNKRFDILPGLAFNYFLYSFIGILAVCFFIDAFVLTYLEDKGKICSYSWRQENNRLLSQIKKRNWADANNPVWRSEGFQVQEKCPKSKRILVMGDSFVWGSGYANMNTIWWRQLQRELQRRGYNDVEVIAAGMSGASTKMELEWAKKLVPIYKPDAVIWGYVTNDPDEGSDKAGFGIVKTIVLPGDDIPERPKSIFSDLFPNLSDELFNGLRKGTLTFRLSGEKYGFDFANWELKLLEGKNWQEYEGTVSELGKYLNSLHVPSFVVTLPCCVYATEKPLPGKTLIDKIRNYYEARYNKVAALFNQNQIEWHDALDSFCSFAKSDPRFYSPDPPLWLGINPANGHPGPMGTYVHAVEAANILESKYPQVLGKKTMPVETATVRRVNDWTPALIHLRQDANHIYFEYPENDEEMLTMPLRKPFVSLNFETPVNVKSISLNGKCLKSAQIYYSAEDPDKHFDDGALTDLGQKKGNFEVWTVPPTPRSTHVNTLRILAQFSGPDRGLLLDVLSDK